From the genome of Xiphophorus couchianus chromosome 15, X_couchianus-1.0, whole genome shotgun sequence:
TGCTTGATGAACTGGCACTTGAGCACCTTGTCTCCACAACTGCCGATGTCCTCTTTAAAGGCAGACACCACATGTGGTTCAAACACCTTCTCTTCTCCAAGAACAGCAGTGTCCTTTAGCATGCAGTGTGTACTATATACTGGCAACAGCAGAAGAGATTTGGGAAGTTGTTCCATTTTAGAAATTGGCATCGCTGCTGTGTTTCCAAAGTCTATAAACTCAACAAGAGCCCTTGCATGTTCAAGAGTTTCTTTCACAACCGCTCTGTACCAGGACAAATCATCTGCAAACTCTGCTTTGACGAGGTCACCTGGTTGCAAATCTTTGATAGGGCTTGCTTTTGATGTTGAATCTGGACTGTTCAACTTCTCCACCAGAGAGATTAGGGCAACCTCTTCACTAACATGTTGCACAAAGAAACTTAACGGGCTGTCACAATGCGAGACATAAACATCCACTACTGTGCCAGGTGTGATGCATTTCGATGGGAGGTCTATGAGTTTTGGGAGTTTTTCAGCTAGGGTTTTCTCTTGGGAATCTGTGCCAGATGATTCTGAAATGAACCTTTCAGTTATAGGGGGGAGACTCACTTTTCTGGGTCTCACCTGACCACTAGCTTCCTCAGAACCATCGTTAGTCAATGTTCTGTTTAGCTGCCTTTGAGACGGAGTTTTATACAGTTCTTGTGGGACTGGTCTGTGCTTCTGAGTTGTGGATTTCAATGCAGACCTCAGATTCTCATCAGTGAATTTACCATCGAGCTTCGTTTGACATGGAGGTTTTGGGGTAGAGAAATTGCTCTTTTTAGAGGCTTGCTCGTAATCTTTACTGTCCATGGCTCGGTTTGAAAAAGTCCTTTCCATCTTTGGTGCATGAGTTGCTGGAGCCTGTGGTTTCCAACTCTGGCAGACAACTTGCTCTTCTTGCTTCtcaatctgaaatgttttctttatctttgcaTTAATCTGGGTGTTCCCATGGTACAGCTCTACCAGTAATTTGCCATCAGCTTCTCTAGCCACTATCAACGCACGGAATTGGCattctgttgcagttttctcAAACCATTCGTTTACCTCACTAGGAACATCAGTAGGAACATCAGAGAGAGCACACACAACTGCTTGCACAGGCACAGACATAATGTCATTTGCCTCTTTGGGGACAGGGAGCAGGTCAGACTTGTCCACCTGAAGAGTCTCGCCATAATCCACAAAGTGAACCAGTAGTTTTGGTCTTGTGGCCTTTATCTGAGCCCTGTACCACTGCCCATCAGTGTATCTTGCAAAGCACAAGGTTCCAAAGACTGCTGGAACCTTTACCCTCTCAAGCTGTTGGCAGAGAGTGTTCACCCTCATTGTAAGATCTTTCATCACGTCAGCATTCTTGTCAAGATGGCAGAAGAAATCGCTGACACTGTTTACGAACGCCACAGTGACTTGCTCCTCTGTGCCAGTTTTGATATTGTGCGTTGAGTAGTAGTATGTGTCCAGACGAAAAGATGGCCCAGAGGCTTTCTTGGAAGGAATGTTTGTGATGAGATTGGCCAAAGCGTTGCAAATGCTCTCGAACGGAGTCTCTAGATCCACAATGTTGTGAAGAACCATTTGTTCCGAATGCATGACGGCATAAATGGTGCACTTCAAAATGATAAAGTTGGAGGCAGCgttttcaacaaagttttgGAACCTTTCCTTTGCTTTGTAGTTCCATTCATTAATTGCCGATGTAGAACGGATGAGGTTCAACAGGCTACATCGAAACGCTTGACCGTGGAGAGTTAGAAATTCTGGACTTATCTTTCTCAAGTCAAAGAGGGAGACTGTCTTAGTCTGCCCATAGTCCACAAACAACACATCAACTTGAGGGGTTTCATGTTTGCGAATGACTAGAGCTCTGTACCACATTCCATTCTCAGGATGACGAGCTACACAGGCAGCATCTACATTAGGCTCAAACTCACTGTTTGCATAATAGGCCTGGATGTCATGCATAAGCAATCTCAAAGATCCGGCATTCTGAACCAGTTGACACCAGAAATCATTTGGACTTTCAATGCAGGAGACATTGACATCAAGGACACTTCCAATAGGAAACATTTGTTCCTTAAAGGTACCGatttttctctcattgtttAGAAGACCAAATGTAGGTCTGAAAGAGATTCCAATGTCTTTACAGACCTGTGGCAGTGCTGCAACAGTAAGTGGTGCTGAAGATACAACGGAGGGCTTCAATGCACCTTTAACTGTGGGTTCTCTTGGAATCTCAGTTCTTTCAGCGAAGccatttgtgcacatttgtgaaTTAACATCTTGTTCTGTCTGTGCTTCAGGATTTATCAGTTGGACAACATAGCTGTCACTGTATCTTCCTTTCACACGCACAATGAGTTCTGTATCTGTGACTGTCTTGATGAAATATTCCAAAGCATTTTGACTCCATCTCCCATCTTTTGGTCTGACACCAGCCAGGGAACATTTCAGACCCAGCTGGGGCATCTTTCTGCACTCAGCAGGGAGGATCCTGATCTTACTCCCATCAACCACTTCAGTGTTGCCATAATCAACAAAGAACACCTTGATTTGTGTCTCACCAACTTCTGTCACAGTTGCTCTGTAGAATTCACCATCTTGTGCCTGTGCAGCACAGTAGAGGCCAAGTGACGGATTTATAAGCATGTGCGTATTCGCTGAATCTTGGTACAGATGGTACATTGCGTCCAACAGTTCCTCCAGatcttttctgtagttttcagtTTGGATCCAAAACTCTGATGGGGAGGATACGTGATGAACAACTGCCAAATGTGAGGAGTTTATGACGAGGTCTTCAGCAGGAATCTCTTCCACACTCTGTTGGGAAGGTAGCGCCTTTCTTTCTGGTTGAGCCGGATGCTGCTGGGTATAAACTCCACTTGGCAGGGCATAATCTCCAAGTGTTTTCTCATACTTTGGGAAACAGTTTTCTTTGGAACCAAACAAGCTGTTCATGTTAATGTTGTCATCACCATATAGTGTAACATAGTAAACTTGGTCAGAGATGCTTCGGTATTCAACCTTGGCTATCACAGTCTTGTGAAGCAGGAGTGACTTGAGGAAGTCAATTTCACTTGTTGTCCATCCTACCTTTTTGTCAAGGATACCATGGAGGGAGCAAACGTAAGTGACAACTGGCATCCTGGTAAACTCTGTGGCAAGTCGTTTCACATTTTCCACCTGGACAAACTGCTTTGTTCCATAATCTACATTTAACACTTCCACCACTTTATTTGTTGGGAACACCTGCTGTATGACAGAGCGGTACCACCTACCGTCCCTTCCTCTTGCTGCACATGGATACCCAATCATGTCTGGGCTTATCATGCAGCTGGACACTTTGCTCTCACAGCTCTGCGTAACCTTCTCAGTTAGTTTCTTTAATTCGTGAGAGAAAACTTTCAACTGACAAAAAATCTGTTGAGGATTTGTCACTTCTGTTACAATGACGGTCTCCACAGTTCCTCCTGGCAACTCTGGGTACATGAATAGTTCCTGTTTCTGGAGTCGCTCACCCGATCCCAAATAGAGCTGCTGCACCTCTGTCAATTCTTCAGCTCCATTGATCGATTTCAGTGACATGTGGAGAAAGTCCTGGAAGGTTGCTGGAGACAACTTTTTTGCAAATCCCATCTCATACATTTGCTTGGATATGCAAGGGATGTTCAGGATAATCATTCTGTCTGGCACCAGCACATCTTGCACATGTGCGTTGACTAACTTTCCAGTAAAAGATTTTAGAAACTCAAGAGCCACTGGAGACCATCTGTTCTCAGATGAAAGTGGTAACACATTTGCTAGTATGCATAACTCCACTTCAGggggcaaaagaaaatgttcttttttaccCCATGCTAGCTTGCTTGTGGTGCCAGTGTATGTCATCCCTCTGTCAATGAGGAAGACACTATATTTGGAAGCATTTCTGGACACAATGCGTGCTCTGTACCAAGTAGTATCAATGTGAACTAAGCACTGGTCACCAGGATTTCCTTCCAGGTCTTTAAATAGAGCTCCATGAGACTGAATTTCATCAGCCAGAATCTCATAATCTGTTGATCTCTGCTGACTAAACTTTCCCCAGAACGCCACCAGCTCACATAAGGGATGCAAGTGAACTCTGATTACAAGCACTGTTACATCTGATCCTCTTGCAGGAAGTCCAGGGATTGCAGACATTGTGGCAGTTTCCTGGACGGCAGCTGCTCATGACTTGCCACCTTCTCAGTGCCGGTGTGCAGGTACTGAATATTACctgtgaacaaaaaaacaaaacaacacatggTGACAAAACCAAGACTGAATCAGAATCTTTACATATGGGTCAAAGAGCTCAGGACTGCCAAAAACAGACTAGATTTGATAACGTAATGTTAACCACAAATATGGTTAACCCACAAGTAATTGGGCTAACATTAAAAGTCCTGCTCCTCCTCATAaaataattggacattttcctGTCAAAAACAATTCACTTATTTGGGAATTATAAATTGTTTAAATCAATCTAAAAGGGTAATATCTAACTTTCAACATTTAActccattttatatttttttattcatgagaAGAAAATTTAATTACTATCCAAAATTGTTACCAATAATTGAGCAGTCATTGTCCACCGTTAAAActcaatttttaaagttttattttatctgaaagaCCACAGCGGAGAGAACTAACCGTTGTTCACTTCTCCCCCaccctttttaaataatttgttttcatcaaaaattcaaaaaacatctgaatgcCAGAGGGTACAATGAGTACAAAGGGAACAGtgttgaagaataaaaaaagaataacaagaacaataaaatcaaatcaatacaGAAATTACACATTAAATTCTCATTAATCTTGTCAAGAACAAATGCTTTTCATTCCCTTATGTAGTCAAGTATCTTGGCTGAGGAGATTTATGTATTGAGTTTCTTGCAGGGGGTTGACCACTTCTTTTAATTGTGAAATGTTACCACACAGTAGAAGTTGGGTGAAGATGAAGTCTTTATCCATGCTCTTATCATCAAAACATAGTATAACATCTTTCTCTGTGTAGTTTTCTGTCTTATAATTTTTACACCTCTTCAATATgtaattatatatttacattgACAATATAATGAGAAACTGTTTCCATGTCTAGTTCACAGAATGTATAATAGTCGATATCAAGTCTAAAtctttccagtgttttttttgtgaagtaTATATTGTGCATAATTTGATAGGTAACCtctaactttttttccccatttaagCAAATCTGCCCTTAGTTAACTTCTCCAAATAAAGAAGACCAGAAACATTTCATATAAAGGTAATCTTCTGTAAACAAGTTCTCTTAAATGTATTGTAACATCTTTTTAGTGATATCTACTTCATTATAGATATCATTATAGTGTTTCTAACACTGATTATGCCCTTTTTTTAATAAGTACAAGCATAATCTGTGTGACCTGAAGAAATATGACTTAACAAGAACAACCTTGTCTAATTTCCtgactaaatattttagttacCCTGTGCGCTAAATTGACTGAGCTATGGCAGCTCTGATATAAAGGTGTTAGAAGTCTATGAGAAATAATCTACAAATCCAAAAATCATAATATTCTTTAACATAAATTTGGGGTTTATGAATAAAACGCTTTATTGAAATCAGTAAACAAAATGTAGCCGTCATCAAGTACAAACTGTTAATCAAAATCAGTCAACTATGGTTGCTTAGGCTTCTTCCAGGCAAAAATCAAAATTGCTCTTCACTAATATCCtttaattgtgattttagtTGTTTAGAAAgatatttgcaaatattttagtgtcAATATTTTACTTACTCATTTTTTGAGAGGTTTTGGGAACAATTTAATCAATCCTTGGGAGTAATTCACCTCTGAGTATCTACTCTTaacatacttttttaaaatgggCTCAGttctttacaattaaaaaaaaaacagaattcacAATTCACACCATCCTTAATAGAGAATTTATTATCCTTAAATGAGCAAATAGAATGTCAaacttcttttaaattaatttctcaatCATAAGTTCCCTTAAAGTCGatatcagttttgtttgttatcTTAGAAATGTGTCTGTTCTGTCTTCATTTTCTACATCTGccaaatatttcataaaaaattgAGACATACTTCAAAATTATATACAGATCTTCAAAAATCACATTGTTAGTCTTAAGCTAACCAGTAAATGATTGCTCAAAATGTGTCTTCTCCAATTTAAAGAAGTACTTGGAGCACCTCACAAATGCTCCCCTAGCTTTGCCCTCAGAAAGCTCATAAAATTGTTGAAAGCTCCTTTGAGACTTCTTTCTTGGTTTTCTTCAATATTCTCGTAATTTAATATACGGTATTATTTGGgattctctctctttttttttcctttgagtaAAGTTTTGTTCAAGTTCTAGTTGCCATTTAAGTCTCCTCCTCATAGAATGTAAATGAGTGTCATATTGTGTGATAGTTGTTGATAATGATCATTCCTTGAATTAATTGTTCAGACAGTTATGGCTCTCATGTTAATATGTCTGGTCTTATCGCCATCTTCGTCGACCTCCGTAACCCCTCTTTCACTGGATCAGGGTGTTACCATGATTCACTATACCCAAGAAATATCACGCTCTGTGTTAATGCGCATGCGCAGCACAGAAAACAACACGATGCATGCGTCAAATTATAAACCCCACTGTTTAACgtttatttgttgttcattattattattgtttcagTGAGATACACTGAAGTAATTGTATTTGAAGGACTATGCTAACTACCTATCAAAACTTAATAACCCTTGGTACGCTACTTTGAGCATAGCATTGTGGACTTCCGGTATGCTATTCTGACAGGGTATACCGAACCAACAGAACACCGACACAGGTTCATTATTACCGACCACAGCAAGATTAGTTTACCATGCAAATATATGTGATTTTGAGCTTCAAACGGATAACTGTGTGGAAAACGTTGTGTTTTTCCCAACTATCAATGCGAGAACTACCCAAAGACGTTATCCTTTTGTCAGAAAAACGCCATATGCGATACAGTTAGCAAATTTTACTTTCAGTAGCAACTTGGCTAAGTTACTACATAAAACGGCCGTTAACATAACAGGTCATGTTGTTCGCTTAATCATTAACGGTCTTCCAGTTGTCACACAAAGCCTTGGCCTCAATTAATCGAAATTTATCTGCTCCAATATATAAACTCAccgggtttttttatttttggcgaACCTGTCCAATCCTCTTAACACCTGAAGTGACGGTAGCTCACCAACAAGCCGCCCAGGCGTTTCCACCTCCGCCCAGCAGATCCACGAGCAGCCGCGCTGACGTTAACAGCGTCGAAACTTTCCGgactttctgctgctttaaaagtcGGTCCGGTCACGATGCTTTTCTCTTGCGATGTTCTGTGTTCTCAGTGAGAAGTTTAGCTGTTCCCGGAGGAATTTAGTTTAATGAGCAAACCTTACTGCACACAGCCGTTAGCTAACGGTCGCTAGCCTAAAACCCCACACAAGCGCGTGCCTAacgtttctctctctttttttttcctcctcgcGTGACCCGGAAATACCATTAGGTTAAATGAAATAGCgttcaaaaatctaaaacaatacgttgtttaattttcaggtaaaaaaaaaaaaaaaaaaaatatatatatatatatatatatatatatatatatatatatatatatatatatatatataaacgaTGAGTTTAAAAACCATTATTTCTCAAATGTgagtattaataattttataaaaatataacctAGTGTTAAGCTTTACTACCTTTATTTATCAGTTTATGGTTAGATGTCAAacgcttatttaaaaaaaataagctggtgcctatctccagctatcGTTaagggcgagaggcggggtacaccctggacaggtcgccagtctgtatgcagggcaacacaggacaaacaaccatgcacacacacacacacactcacactcacacaggGAGAATTAACCTTTtggtttttggactgtgggaggaagccagagtacccagagagaacccatgcatgcacagggagaacatgtaaactccgtgcagaaagacccccgggccgggaatcgaacccaggacctgttgcaaagcaacagtgctaccaattgcgccactgtgcagccagaCTGGAGCGTGGAAAATAGtcagagagtaaaaaaaaaactagattcATCTAACTAATCTAATTGCCTTTAGAAAGGAAATAACCTTATTGCACACATTAACTGATTGAACTTCCAAGAACCCAGAAGTTGGGTTCCTTCATAGTGATTGAAAAAGGATCTGTATGGAAGTTGTATTTATTGCAGTGAACCAGGACAAGTTCCACTGTCTCTGTCTGGTTACAATGTGTGTATCCTGTTGGATGCTTGGCTGTTGTAGTAGTGTCGGTGACACCTAAATCTCCTATTTGGAGTGGAgtgaatacattttcttcttttttattccatctTGTTTTCCTTCCTTAATAAGGTGACAAAATGCTGTCTTTCACTGGTTGGAACAATTATTGCTTGTTTTCATACTGATGAAAATTTACCCTTTTCCCCAAATCATTCTACActattttaatatgaactgtTTTATCTGCCATATGTGGCAACACTTTATAGCCTAAACCATCTTTCCCGGGTGCGGTCTGACGAGCATTATAAATCTTTCTTTtgactttaaatgtgtttagaGGCAGAGCTAAAGGATCTCCTGTTTTTCTCAAATACTGAGATGCTATGACCGTACTGTGTTTCAATAATATATTTCCTCATCAGAGAGAATATCTGAGCTGTGTATTTTCTTAAATGCTAAAACCAAAAGTTTAGCTTTTTCGTGAATGGTTACGGTCACCAATATTTAACACTGGCAACGCATGATTGAAGTACTACCTCTAAAATTGGCatctttgcatgtttttcttacCAATGCTTATGCCCTTTTATATTGGGTTACTTTCTATTAGCTAATATTTGCCAAAGTGTTGGAAACAAATATATCAAGTACTGCTTCTGTTTTATTGTGCTCCTTCCCTATTATTAATACAAAccaaattataattatatattcCTCGGCTACTTCACCATTTGTGtcagttttattactttaattcAGAGGTCAGAGTACTAAACAGCCTTTCAAGGCCAGGTAATGGCTTGTGAAGCTGATGAGATGTAGAGACACCTAGTGGACATTTTGGGAAATAACACAGCCATACTGCagggttgttgttttctttttgtctggtTGTTCGAAAAGCCCTAAACTGCAAATGACACGATAATGCAAAAGTGGAAAAtgactcttttttaaaaaaaagaatttaaaattggCTACAGATATAACattcttatatttaaaaatttgattGTGTATATTGGAGGCCGTATGTGTCGTATCTTAATTAACATAGAAAGAAATTCATTATATACACCtgcaagtaaataaataaaatataaatatatttttacataaatattgaCATGTTTAAGCAATGTACTAATTacacaacaaaagaaataaataaacgtcATGTTTAACGATTTATTTAATGACCTGTTTCAATCAGTggctcgttttttttttattttttttataggaaTTTAACATCTTTCCCATCAATAGGGGAGAAAGTAAGATATGAAAAACATATATTATATTTAGGATTACTACATTAGGACAGTAATATACTATAATTGTCGCTAACTTATATATCTGcatatattttacaatataaGTCAGAATGAGTGTAAACCTAACTGTTTCGACAACGTAGTATGTCCAAAAAGGTGGCCTAGAGCAACAACAGTCCCTGTGTGATGAATTCTGTATATTAATTTCAGCACCACAGGGGGCAGCACTGCGTTGTTTGCCTCTAAGTTTGTAACCGGAAGTTTGTCACAAACCAGCGACTTGTTGCCATTTTGACGACGATAGAAAAACCCAGAACACTGCGTGCTTGTTATTCCTCGACgtattttgttcaaattaacCCGCCACCATGGCTATGCAAGCAGCGAAACGCGCTAACGTAAGTTAAAACCAATCTACTAATGTAAATATTAGCTAAGTCCTTACATACTTAATATCCGGTTCATTATTAGCACACGGTTAGCCGTTAGCACGCTAACTAGAGCGCCCGAGACGAGCCTCGGTTACTGTATTTAAAACTATTACAGTGCTGATTTCTATATTTGTTCCACTGACGTTGAAGTGTGTAATACTTTATTAGTGTGTGAGAGCTTTGATGTATTTTCCTAATTGTATATGAGGCGAAAAATGCTGTCAGACATGAATGCTAATTATTAGCATATGCGTGTTTAAGCCTacagatgtttaattttatgtgtttttaccAGTAAAACAAACGTTTCAGAAGCTTGGAATATTTTGGCAAAAGTCTATCAATTCTAAGTATGTTAAGAGTTTGAAACAGAGCTGCTCAAAGTTGGTACCAAGTCCTTAAAacgttaaatgttcattaaaaatgcGAAATAATCTGATGGCTACAATTAAAAAATCTAGTAATAATCTGTTTGAGCTACAATTTTACTTAACCTGGTTTCTTTGCTAGTCTTTATAGTGTGCAAATAAATGGTTTggaatgcatttgtattttgttttaaactaatgTACAGGCCTGAGAAGCTGTAAACAATCTCTGAGATGTCTAAATGTTGTTGCTTCCTCTGTGATTCCTGAAACAAAATGTGCAGATCCGATTACCTCCTGAGGTGAACAGAATCCTGTATGTCAGGAATCTTCCTTACAAGATTACAGCTGAGGAGATGTACGATATCTTTGGGAAATACGGACCAATACGACAAATCCGAACGTAAGCTCAGTTTCAGACACATTTTTGGGGGAATAAAGTGAactttgttaatgtttttgtaaagatgGAATGTTTTCCTACGTTGACAATAAAAATCACCCACGTGCTTTACTTGCGAGagttttgcttttgctgttaTATTGTTATACAAAGAACGTTGTTGGTTTAAGCCAGGATGTCCTCTGCACATGTTGCggtttgctgtaaaaaaaaattaaactgcacATGTTGGTCTGGTGCTCACTGTGTTTGTTTCTCCTCTCAGAGGGAACACACCTGAAACCAGAGGAACAGCTTATGTCGTGTACGAAGACATCTTCGATGCCAAGAATGCCTGCGACCACCTGTCGGGCTTCAACGTCTGCAACCGTTACCTCGTTGTTCTCTACTACAATGCAAACAGAGTACGTCTCAGCGGCACAGCCTTTCACAGTCTGGTCCCCAAGCAAAGCCAAATAATCACTTTGTGCAGGAAAGGGTTAATCCGTCACGTTGGTTCCAGTTAAATTTGGATTTCCgtgttattgttttttgcaGGCGTTCCAGAAAATGGACacgaagaagaaagaggaacaACTGAAGCTCTTAAAAGAGAAATATGGCATCAACACAGACCCTCCGAAGTAGCGTCTCCGAGGCCTCTCGTCTTTCAGTTTTCattctttgtaaaaacaaaaaaacaattattcccCCCCTTGATTGGTTTATGCTTGTGATTGCAATTGTGGATAATgccattttacacattttattttattcctcttGCTTTAAATTGAAGCCAGACAGTTTctatttaactgttttattttgatccaTCCAGTTCAGCAGAAATGGTTCTGATCTTTTTAGTCATCTCTCTGAACAGGAAGCTGGAGTCAACATGAACCGCTCATGTAGAGTtaaacttttctgtaaaataaatgcttctTTTTCTAAAAGCCTGTTTCCCTTCTTTTCCTCACACTCTTCATATAATTATGTGAAAGTGTCGCCCTCCGAGTAAGCCTGTGAGACCAATACACTTCAATGCAAGCTTTATGCAACCCGGAGGACTCTGCTTATGTGTTTGACTCGTCTAAATGTAAATCCTCAAAATGagaattaatatattttgggaaggatttaaaaaaaaaaatattttcacccaGAAATCAGTTCAAATTAAACTTTACACAAGAATACATACTTGTTTATATGTCCTTTTAGAAAAAGGACATATAAACATGAGTGACACCTGAGTTTTCTCAGAAGGTGTCACTTTTTAGTCTGATATCTACAATACAATTAGAGCTGAAATCCAAAAGTGGGCTAATGTACCAAATAAATTTATACATTAagaatttcaattttaaaaaattgtctaAAAAGTGAAATAGAAGTACAAACAGCCTCCTGCAAGAATTAAGGAAAGGTAACAGTAAAAGTTGTGTAaataacatacagtatatttcaTGTTCAGTTAGCTTACAGTAGTGTTGGAATTTACTTAGcattatttgttacatttctgacTATTACAGTGTAAAATCTTGCTGTACTTCTTGAATAGTTACGTTTTATTAGCTACAAGTTCACCAGccacaaaaatacatatttttgggATATATCCataatttttgttcaaattctaGAGACgcttggattaaaaaaaaatagcagcttTATTGCTAGTTTGGCATTTTAGACCCAATTTAAGAAACAATTGcaatttaatcaaaatttaaGGCTGTCTACAGACATACCAGGTCgtaaaatgaactttaaaaaaaatgttttttctgaatAAGTGTTCATTCCATAAAGGTCAATACATAATCCTTAAGAACGgattaatttgttcatttatgcGAGGTGACGAGAACACAATTTTCTGTTCTTGAGGATTATGCATCgccttaaattaaaaactaaatactgatagaaaaaatgttaacatcaaagaaaatacataccaaatcaataaatcaaagtgaaaactgtttaatgcatttattaagCATTACTAGGCTTTTCCATTCCTGGAAATTCCAAATATTTCAGATGTGGATGTTTGTCTGAAAGGATGGTTGGTTAAGTTATCAGACCAGACAACTGCCCatagagtttattttattagattaaatCACAACACAGGGAGTAGTGCAGCCATGTCGTCAGGGACACAATACATGCTACAAAAgaatagttgttgtttttttttgttttgttttttttgttgtttttttttacactgttgCCATTCCTTTGACTTGGAAACCTCTCAGCAGTAACACGGTCGTAGTTAGAAACATCATCAGGCCTAAGATGTTTAGATTGGACACTTTACCAGGGTTACAATCCACACTGCTGAAGGGACGAAGATGGACTAACATGATAAATCTTTATTGCCAAATCTGCTTCTTTCTTCTGTTGTCCCACTAAACGAATACATAAAGTCTGGAATATACTGGGGCCAAGCAAAGTCAGTAATGTCACCGTTGGGAGGTACTACTTCACTGGACTTCGATGTGTAGAACGTATGAAACAAAGGGagtaaaaaaacatacaaaaatcaGACTGATTGGTAAAAGAGAAATACTTTGAGGGGCCGAAGAGGACAAGTTGCAAACACCTACTGAACAGAAAACCTTGACCTTAAGAGCTGACCTCTTGGAACACCACAAACACCTCGCCTCTGGGTTACTTTAATACTCTTAATTCCTTGTAACGATATGCAACCTGTCAGCCAAAATGAACTAAATGTGACAAATAAGTAAAGAGAGTTGAATCAGAGTAGTTTTCCTAATATAACTCCAGCCTGTTCAATCCTAAATCAGTCGCCTTCATCGGGTTTGCCTCGGAGTTCTGCTAGTT
Proteins encoded in this window:
- the tdrd6a gene encoding tudor domain-containing 6, which encodes MSAIPGLPARGSDVTVLVIRVHLHPLCELVAFWGKFSQQRSTDYEILADEIQSHGALFKDLEGNPGDQCLVHIDTTWYRARIVSRNASKYSVFLIDRGMTYTGTTSKLAWGKKEHFLLPPEVELCILANVLPLSSENRWSPVALEFLKSFTGKLVNAHVQDVLVPDRMIILNIPCISKQMYEMGFAKKLSPATFQDFLHMSLKSINGAEELTEVQQLYLGSGERLQKQELFMYPELPGGTVETVIVTEVTNPQQIFCQLKVFSHELKKLTEKVTQSCESKVSSCMISPDMIGYPCAARGRDGRWYRSVIQQVFPTNKVVEVLNVDYGTKQFVQVENVKRLATEFTRMPVVTYVCSLHGILDKKVGWTTSEIDFLKSLLLHKTVIAKVEYRSISDQVYYVTLYGDDNINMNSLFGSKENCFPKYEKTLGDYALPSGVYTQQHPAQPERKALPSQQSVEEIPAEDLVINSSHLAVVHHVSSPSEFWIQTENYRKDLEELLDAMYHLYQDSANTHMLINPSLGLYCAAQAQDGEFYRATVTEVGETQIKVFFVDYGNTEVVDGSKIRILPAECRKMPQLGLKCSLAGVRPKDGRWSQNALEYFIKTVTDTELIVRVKGRYSDSYVVQLINPEAQTEQDVNSQMCTNGFAERTEIPREPTVKGALKPSVVSSAPLTVAALPQVCKDIGISFRPTFGLLNNERKIGTFKEQMFPIGSVLDVNVSCIESPNDFWCQLVQNAGSLRLLMHDIQAYYANSEFEPNVDAACVARHPENGMWYRALVIRKHETPQVDVLFVDYGQTKTVSLFDLRKISPEFLTLHGQAFRCSLLNLIRSTSAINEWNYKAKERFQNFVENAASNFIILKCTIYAVMHSEQMVLHNIVDLETPFESICNALANLITNIPSKKASGPSFRLDTYYYSTHNIKTGTEEQVTVAFVNSVSDFFCHLDKNADVMKDLTMRVNTLCQQLERVKVPAVFGTLCFARYTDGQWYRAQIKATRPKLLVHFVDYGETLQVDKSDLLPVPKEANDIMSVPVQAVVCALSDVPTDVPSEVNEWFEKTATECQFRALIVAREADGKLLVELYHGNTQINAKIKKTFQIEKQEEQVVCQSWKPQAPATHAPKMERTFSNRAMDSKDYEQASKKSNFSTPKPPCQTKLDGKFTDENLRSALKSTTQKHRPVPQELYKTPSQRQLNRTLTNDGSEEASGQVRPRKVSLPPITERFISESSGTDSQEKTLAEKLPKLIDLPSKCITPGTVVDVYVSHCDSPLSFFVQHVSEEVALISLVEKLNSPDSTSKASPIKDLQPGDLVKAEFADDLSWYRAVVKETLEHARALVEFIDFGNTAAMPISKMEQLPKSLLLLPVYSTHCMLKDTAVLGEEKVFEPHVVSAFKEDIGSCGDKVLKCQFIKQVGSVWEVTLEDGGLDIGCKLSTEGSGFKPEKVVNEQQVQHFEKRKVEEDSEKPLPPCSFGYPHQKEIEEGQRLEVYVATINEDQTFWCQPADSQELCMITSAVSEVESTADQNINPDALYLGMPCVALFADDQLWYRAEVVDKSDNELSVLFVDYGNKSQANITNVRVVPPALLEVPAQAFLCELEGFDASLGFWRDGAADELSALTADKLLQLTVTRVTRTKGKLKYVVEMEREGQVINEAMNTCWSYFGTEDMPDSGESATPQQLDSINTLQDLLHNVSSYSTCTVSQDEEHIAEELNFLPIENEVLKLASSPKQSECSEDSNNETVVEFGQDEQQSSEGIIMVPAAMMPPEDIFPSDSVIKEPLQLSADLSDEKDISCLSENVIVVTGQDPEEENTSVLHAGKPNDDGSSPRDGASGENGELESGTSDKETLSTSSCILEMDTLNAPAMAAEESNVAALQADLMTFTSEDTMNLQDDVLKETTDTELDSSKQTELALSSTTIQEQLCEQETEAGEGTLREEETCVSTNVQNDSVSEEAASAQLVDAEPALVQQSTTTTSEEQNCTFSPTETGEDPHVLACSLDKTHPADSEQTSDEKISAAGCQSHAIAEEITLSISVSEGDVDHICDRTEPAEESGEVQEDSAESVSGITAAVADVPQHVEAPCTPSSDKDNSLSEDETFPVKADGALQTDTDVKNVDEELTCLVSESRLADVSQDSEQDPETETDCKSEESAPPLNEEFDDSELTEESLSAEDSFEAQLSKITHLCLIVKDGAADYFLEQQPEE